From a single Alkalihalophilus pseudofirmus genomic region:
- a CDS encoding putative polysaccharide biosynthesis protein — MQQEQSHQLIKGAMALSAAALFAKILSAGYRIPYQNIAGDIGFYVYQQLYPFYGLVMLLSMYGFPVVISKRVAELEAAGQVQRARLTVAVSFYGLLVLAAAAWAAMYFSAPLLAQVMGDTQLTAPLRAVSLTFWFIPFLSVGRGLHQARRELLPTAISHISEQFVRVAMIIIFVVVIMSQTANPYDAGKGAVYGSLIGGVVGVIVIIFLSKSIAWTEWLKVSGASLKEVLSIHSLLFKQGIFICISALLFIFIQFIDAFTMIPLLQNFGLIGEHAYAAKGVYDRGQPLLQLGTIVTTTFSLALVPLIAQAIAAKEREKAGLYRDLAMRLTLFIGGAASIGLFMIIEPANIMLYGNSRGSEVLAVLAFAIFFSSIYLTTAAILQGYGYVHIPAWVMGLGILVKLGLNILLVPVIGTLGSAVSTVAAIACMALVQLVIIRKLEGFVIRSNQYYWLFFGAMILLIVVTFIWGGLVSYLFDMEGSRIQAAAVALSTVMAGGAVIGWYFFFLPILKEEEWQAVPKLNKLRLKVRRR; from the coding sequence TTGCAACAAGAACAAAGCCATCAGCTGATTAAAGGTGCGATGGCGTTATCTGCTGCTGCTTTGTTTGCGAAAATATTGAGCGCAGGGTATAGAATCCCCTATCAAAATATAGCGGGTGATATTGGATTTTATGTGTATCAGCAGCTTTATCCTTTTTATGGTTTGGTCATGCTTTTGTCTATGTATGGATTTCCGGTGGTCATCTCAAAACGAGTGGCTGAACTAGAAGCAGCAGGACAAGTACAGAGGGCGAGGCTGACAGTGGCGGTTTCCTTTTATGGCTTACTCGTTCTAGCTGCAGCAGCGTGGGCTGCTATGTACTTTAGTGCACCGCTGTTAGCGCAAGTTATGGGAGATACGCAATTAACTGCACCGCTGCGTGCAGTGAGTTTAACATTTTGGTTTATTCCTTTTTTAAGTGTAGGAAGAGGCCTTCACCAAGCAAGGCGTGAATTGCTTCCGACAGCGATCTCTCACATCAGCGAACAGTTTGTCCGAGTTGCGATGATTATTATTTTTGTTGTCGTGATTATGAGTCAAACGGCTAACCCGTATGATGCAGGCAAAGGGGCAGTATATGGGTCCTTAATCGGGGGAGTTGTTGGTGTGATTGTAATTATTTTCTTATCAAAATCTATCGCTTGGACGGAATGGCTGAAGGTGAGTGGGGCATCACTCAAGGAAGTGTTATCCATCCACTCCTTGCTTTTTAAACAAGGTATTTTCATTTGTATCAGTGCGCTATTATTTATTTTTATTCAATTTATTGATGCCTTTACGATGATTCCACTCCTTCAAAACTTTGGATTAATAGGAGAGCATGCCTATGCTGCTAAAGGAGTGTATGATCGCGGGCAGCCGTTATTACAGCTTGGGACCATTGTGACAACCACATTCTCATTGGCTCTCGTGCCGCTGATCGCACAAGCAATCGCCGCAAAGGAAAGAGAAAAAGCAGGTCTTTACCGTGATTTAGCTATGCGGTTAACGTTATTTATCGGCGGAGCAGCTTCTATCGGACTTTTTATGATCATTGAACCGGCTAATATTATGTTATATGGTAATTCCCGTGGTTCTGAAGTTTTGGCTGTTTTAGCCTTCGCTATATTCTTTAGCTCGATTTATTTAACAACGGCTGCCATCTTGCAAGGATATGGTTATGTTCATATACCAGCTTGGGTTATGGGCCTTGGTATTCTCGTGAAGCTTGGGCTTAATATTCTTTTGGTCCCTGTTATAGGAACGCTAGGAAGTGCCGTGTCAACGGTTGCAGCTATTGCATGCATGGCGCTTGTTCAATTGGTAATAATTAGAAAGCTTGAAGGCTTTGTCATAAGATCGAATCAGTACTACTGGCTGTTTTTTGGCGCAATGATTTTGCTTATTGTCGTAACGTTTATATGGGGTGGATTGGTATCTTACCTGTTTGATATGGAAGGAAGCAGAATTCAAGCAGCTGCAGTCGCCTTATCAACCGTGATGGCTGGAGGTGCAGTGATCGGGTGGTACTTCTTCTTTTTACCGATTCTTAAGGAGGAAGAATGGCAGGCTGTACCGAAATTAAATAAGCTGCGCTTAAAGGTGCGCAGAAGATAA